In SAR324 cluster bacterium, the following are encoded in one genomic region:
- a CDS encoding AMP-binding protein, whose amino-acid sequence MTDSYKLPLEVLYQWEQQTPDKIYFHQPRLGKMETYTWKEVGNQVRRVAAWLKALNLEPGSNIGILSKNCAHWIMADLAIWMSGHVSVPLYPNLTAHTINQIMTHSGSKLLFVGKLDGWEDMKPGVPGNVQCVSFPYGTTHEYKNWEDIVAETQPLTENPPRDKDEIATIIYTSGTTGMPKGVVHRFYAMAFAITNYVSLMNMSHEKFFSYLPLSHVAERVLAEMGSLYSCSEVTFAESLDTFAQNLRDASPTVFLGVPRIWSKFQLGILAKLPQEKLDRLLSIPLVSFFIRKKLKKALGLSRVKVAITGAAPMPESLMLWYQKLGIEILEAYSMTENFAYSHLTRPHMVHVGYVGQPLPHNDVKLSAEGEVLVKSETTMLEYYKEPEKTAEVMTNGYLRTGDQGAIDKDGYLKITGRVKDLFKTSKGKYVAPTPIEKKFTTDPMIEQVCLVGAGLPQPIVLLVLSDIGNSLAHHEVSDRLKALMASINSTLDSHERVQKAVLVKSPWTVENELLTPTMKVKRNVIEKMYQSQVEQWDQLKESIIWEH is encoded by the coding sequence ATGACTGATTCATACAAACTCCCCCTTGAGGTTTTGTATCAATGGGAACAGCAAACACCTGATAAAATCTATTTCCACCAGCCCCGGTTAGGGAAAATGGAAACGTATACCTGGAAAGAAGTGGGCAATCAGGTGCGTCGGGTGGCCGCATGGCTCAAAGCCTTGAATCTTGAACCAGGCAGCAATATCGGGATTTTATCTAAAAATTGCGCGCACTGGATCATGGCCGATCTGGCAATCTGGATGAGCGGTCATGTGTCTGTGCCACTTTATCCCAATCTGACAGCTCATACAATCAACCAGATCATGACGCATAGTGGTTCCAAATTGCTGTTTGTCGGCAAACTGGATGGCTGGGAAGATATGAAACCCGGTGTGCCCGGGAATGTTCAATGTGTTTCATTTCCTTATGGAACCACGCATGAGTATAAGAATTGGGAAGATATTGTTGCAGAGACACAACCCCTGACAGAAAATCCGCCCCGAGACAAGGATGAAATTGCCACCATTATTTATACGTCAGGAACAACGGGGATGCCCAAGGGCGTGGTTCACAGGTTTTATGCCATGGCGTTTGCCATCACCAATTATGTGAGCCTCATGAATATGTCTCATGAAAAATTCTTTTCCTATCTGCCCTTATCGCATGTTGCTGAACGAGTGTTGGCAGAAATGGGCAGTCTCTATTCTTGCAGTGAAGTCACCTTTGCGGAATCGCTGGATACCTTCGCCCAGAATCTCAGAGATGCCAGCCCAACCGTGTTTCTGGGGGTCCCAAGGATCTGGTCCAAATTTCAGCTCGGCATTCTGGCCAAGCTGCCTCAGGAAAAACTGGATCGCCTGCTATCCATTCCCCTTGTCTCGTTTTTTATCAGAAAGAAGCTCAAAAAAGCTTTGGGGTTGTCCCGTGTGAAAGTCGCGATTACAGGCGCGGCACCCATGCCGGAATCGTTGATGTTATGGTATCAGAAACTGGGAATTGAAATTCTGGAAGCCTATTCCATGACTGAAAATTTTGCCTATTCCCATTTAACTCGTCCTCACATGGTCCATGTGGGTTATGTGGGTCAGCCCTTGCCTCACAATGATGTCAAACTCAGCGCTGAAGGTGAGGTTCTGGTAAAAAGTGAAACAACCATGCTGGAATATTATAAAGAGCCTGAAAAAACCGCGGAAGTGATGACAAACGGTTACTTACGCACCGGGGATCAGGGAGCCATTGATAAGGATGGATATTTGAAGATCACGGGAAGAGTGAAGGATCTTTTTAAAACCTCCAAAGGGAAATATGTGGCCCCGACACCCATTGAGAAAAAATTCACAACCGACCCCATGATTGAACAGGTTTGTCTTGTGGGTGCAGGACTTCCTCAACCGATAGTATTGCTGGTGTTGTCCGATATTGGCAACAGTCTTGCTCATCATGAAGTTTCAGATCGACTGAAAGCGTTGATGGCCTCCATCAATTCCACGCTGGATAGTCATGAGCGGGTTCAAAAAGCCGTTCTGGTAAAATCACCCTGGACGGTTGAGAATGAACTGCTCACACCTACCATGAAAGTGAAACGCAATGTGATTGAGAAGATGTATCAGTCTCAGGTGGAACAATGGGATCAACTAAAAGAATCCATTATCTGGGAACATTGA
- a CDS encoding PilZ domain-containing protein, translated as MDQKNNHRKTDRINYIQVLKLEERATYFYGKTVDISETGIKVYLTHSPGEIVGYRGAFSIQRIEDSQIKTLSKLRVEVRWVENHEDESLIGLAFEENLNLEQFFSAFTRSAEAILQIYPE; from the coding sequence ATGGATCAAAAAAACAACCACCGAAAAACAGATCGTATTAACTATATCCAGGTTTTGAAACTGGAGGAGCGAGCCACCTATTTTTATGGGAAAACGGTCGATATTTCAGAAACCGGGATCAAGGTGTATCTCACTCACAGTCCAGGCGAAATTGTGGGATACCGCGGGGCCTTTTCCATACAGCGGATAGAGGATTCGCAAATCAAAACACTGTCAAAACTCAGGGTTGAGGTTCGTTGGGTCGAAAATCATGAAGATGAATCACTCATAGGACTGGCGTTTGAAGAAAATCTGAATCTTGAACAGTTTTTTTCCGCATTCACCAGAAGCGCGGAAGCGATATTACAGATTTATCCTGAGTGA
- a CDS encoding alpha/beta hydrolase, whose product MLNNIPYTDFGGTGPLLHFAHANGYPPGAYRQLIELLKPHFHVIAITSRQLWQNPDLRYQVSDWQVFADDLIVLLETQIQEPVYAVGHSMGAVMSWLASIKRPELFKSLVLMDPVFLPSRYVFQMKLMPEFLKTRVPLIRKALNRPDLWNSRQEAFDFHRSKKVFARLSDESMWDYINHGTKAYGNGQFTLTCPRTWEAHCYGTVPYVWKKLRRKTPPLLGFRGEWSDALLPESWQRWQSLQPEHHFVEVPQTGHLLPMERPAIIAQEILAFLRPAHSG is encoded by the coding sequence ATGCTGAATAACATCCCATACACTGATTTTGGAGGAACGGGGCCGTTGCTCCATTTTGCGCATGCCAATGGATATCCTCCAGGCGCTTATCGCCAACTGATTGAACTGTTGAAACCTCATTTTCACGTCATTGCCATTACCTCACGGCAACTCTGGCAAAATCCTGATCTGCGGTACCAGGTATCCGATTGGCAGGTGTTTGCAGATGATTTGATTGTTTTGCTGGAGACTCAGATTCAGGAACCTGTTTATGCGGTGGGACATTCCATGGGTGCGGTGATGTCGTGGCTGGCGTCAATCAAACGTCCGGAGTTGTTCAAATCGCTGGTGCTGATGGATCCGGTATTTCTGCCTTCCAGATATGTATTCCAAATGAAACTCATGCCAGAATTTTTGAAGACGCGTGTTCCTCTGATCCGTAAAGCATTGAATCGGCCGGATCTCTGGAATTCCCGGCAGGAGGCCTTTGATTTTCATCGAAGCAAAAAAGTGTTTGCGCGGTTATCTGATGAAAGTATGTGGGATTATATCAACCATGGAACCAAGGCTTATGGCAATGGACAATTTACCTTGACCTGCCCTCGAACCTGGGAGGCGCATTGCTATGGAACAGTTCCTTATGTCTGGAAGAAATTAAGGCGGAAAACACCACCATTGTTGGGCTTCCGGGGCGAATGGTCAGACGCGCTTCTTCCTGAGTCGTGGCAACGGTGGCAGTCCCTTCAGCCAGAACATCATTTTGTCGAAGTTCCCCAAACAGGGCATTTGTTGCCAATGGAACGGCCCGCTATCATCGCCCAGGAAATTCTGGCTTTTTTACGGCCAGCTCACTCAGGATAA
- a CDS encoding fibronectin type III domain-containing protein, translated as ASSVSVTNTDNDTAGLTVSTISANTTEAGGTATFTVRLNSQPNGNVILNVSSSNTNEGTLSVSTLTFSISNWNTTQTVTVTGVNDSIADGNQAYTVSVTVASTTDTTGYATLSSSSVSVTNTDNDTAGLTIPAISGNTTEAGGTATFTVKLNSQPTGNVVLNIASSNTNEGTVSPSTLTFITSTWNDTQTVTVTGVNDSVADGNQTYSISVSIDTTSTTDTSGYASLAASSVSVTNDDNDSAGFSLSATSGTTTEAGTSSTFTVQLTSQPTANVSFNISSNDTTEGTVTPSSMTFTSSNWNTAQTLTVIGQPDDLGDGTVSYSIVLAAATSSDATYNSLNPSDITMSNTADNTAPTVSTSSLSVASVTSSSIALAWTAASDTVTTTAALQYKVVYSTSNNISTVTDAGTNGTTAMNYTANTTSYNITGLTGSTTYYVNVLVKDTEGNVNVYTSTSQATSFGAVVTTTSTSLGIGTGTTANMLDAVALANDRIFVVYAHDSPTANNALYAIYDSALTQLSSGAVTNVSAVSSAELSRISVTKLSGGNIVVGYVTSNTAYFKIYDVSSSTLGNELTVKSSNNPIYPVKVVALTGGGFAYVYNDVGLTNMYVGIYSATGQVTVTPTIAAVAADSPYYLDATPLSTGGFAVAYSKVATGVYYSTFNSSGTRLVGPVSVDAVTQNVKYITISAFSDDKVLITYEGSSRGNAVVYSGASQIGSSVLFNNSMDVSYTRTLTLADNTVFASYRGNTALTLGTSVFTSSLNISDVTSTTGLTSIVQTVPVQLSNNAVYVFHIDGSTIKYAIMK; from the coding sequence CGGCAAGCAGTGTCAGTGTGACCAACACCGATAATGACACCGCGGGACTCACTGTCTCAACCATCAGTGCAAACACCACCGAAGCAGGAGGAACAGCCACCTTTACGGTTAGACTCAACAGCCAACCTAACGGGAACGTAATATTGAATGTGTCCAGTTCCAACACTAATGAAGGCACTTTATCGGTTTCAACCTTAACATTCAGCATTTCCAACTGGAACACAACCCAGACGGTTACAGTTACTGGTGTGAATGATTCTATAGCGGATGGCAATCAGGCTTATACGGTGTCTGTGACTGTAGCCAGTACGACCGACACCACGGGTTATGCAACACTATCCTCAAGCAGTGTGAGCGTGACCAACACCGATAATGACACCGCGGGACTGACGATCCCGGCAATCAGTGGCAACACCACCGAAGCCGGCGGAACTGCCACGTTCACCGTCAAACTCAACAGCCAGCCCACCGGAAATGTTGTTCTGAATATAGCCAGTTCCAACACCAATGAGGGCACTGTCTCACCATCAACTTTAACATTCATCACCTCTACCTGGAATGATACTCAAACAGTTACAGTTACTGGTGTGAATGATTCTGTAGCGGATGGCAATCAAACTTACAGCATATCTGTCTCCATTGATACCACAAGCACGACGGATACCAGCGGTTATGCCTCTCTAGCGGCAAGCAGTGTCAGTGTCACCAACGATGATAATGACTCAGCAGGTTTCTCACTCAGTGCGACCAGTGGAACAACCACAGAAGCAGGAACTTCATCAACGTTTACGGTTCAATTGACGTCACAGCCTACGGCAAATGTTTCTTTCAATATTTCCAGCAATGATACTACGGAAGGGACCGTAACGCCGTCGTCCATGACCTTTACCAGCAGTAACTGGAATACCGCGCAAACCCTAACCGTTATCGGACAACCCGATGATCTTGGTGATGGCACGGTGTCTTATTCCATCGTATTGGCCGCGGCGACAAGTTCTGACGCAACTTATAATTCATTGAATCCCAGCGATATCACCATGAGCAACACCGCGGATAACACGGCACCCACAGTGAGTACCTCCTCATTATCGGTTGCATCGGTAACCAGTTCTAGTATAGCGCTAGCCTGGACTGCCGCCAGTGATACCGTGACAACAACAGCGGCCCTTCAGTACAAAGTAGTTTACTCCACCAGCAATAATATCAGTACTGTGACAGATGCTGGAACCAATGGTACCACAGCCATGAATTATACCGCGAATACCACCAGTTATAACATTACTGGCCTCACAGGTTCCACTACCTACTATGTGAATGTACTGGTCAAAGATACAGAGGGCAACGTCAATGTTTATACGTCAACATCCCAGGCCACTTCCTTTGGAGCGGTTGTTACCACAACCTCAACCTCATTGGGAATTGGGACAGGCACAACAGCAAATATGCTGGACGCGGTGGCGCTGGCCAATGATAGAATTTTTGTGGTGTATGCTCACGATTCCCCCACAGCCAATAATGCCTTATACGCGATTTATGATTCTGCATTAACCCAGCTATCTTCCGGGGCAGTCACAAACGTTAGCGCTGTAAGTAGTGCTGAACTTAGTCGTATTTCTGTAACAAAATTATCAGGTGGGAACATTGTGGTGGGGTATGTGACAAGCAATACGGCCTATTTCAAGATTTATGATGTCAGTTCCTCAACTCTGGGAAACGAACTCACTGTTAAATCAAGCAATAATCCAATATATCCTGTAAAAGTTGTAGCCTTGACAGGCGGCGGGTTTGCTTATGTTTACAACGACGTAGGTTTAACAAACATGTATGTTGGCATTTACTCGGCGACCGGACAGGTAACCGTTACGCCTACAATAGCGGCTGTAGCCGCTGATTCACCTTATTATCTGGACGCAACACCCTTATCTACTGGAGGTTTTGCTGTTGCTTATTCCAAAGTAGCAACCGGAGTTTATTATTCTACGTTTAATTCTTCGGGAACAAGGTTAGTTGGTCCTGTTTCAGTTGATGCCGTAACGCAAAACGTCAAGTATATCACCATTTCAGCCTTTTCAGATGACAAGGTTTTGATCACTTATGAAGGCAGTTCGCGAGGCAATGCGGTGGTCTATTCAGGAGCCTCACAGATCGGTTCTTCTGTGTTATTCAATAATTCAATGGATGTCAGTTATACCAGAACGCTGACACTTGCGGATAATACAGTATTTGCATCTTATCGAGGCAACACGGCTCTCACATTAGGAACCAGTGTCTTCACCTCCTCTTTGAATATAAGTGATGTAACCTCTACCACTGGTTTGACTTCAATTGTCCAAACTGTTCCTGTTCAGTTATCGAATAACGCTGTTTATGTATTTCATATTGATGGGTCAACCATTAAATACGCTATTATGAAATAA